One genomic segment of Peribacillus sp. FSL H8-0477 includes these proteins:
- a CDS encoding iron-sulfur cluster biosynthesis family protein translates to MNIIIKKEAVDQLNKVDYKENEGIRIEAIFLASCSIYVEHELKIDNQNEDDEKFIIDGIPVLISSESKKHLPDNIYLNYNEKLGYRLYSDEETLRYNLQLKRVN, encoded by the coding sequence ATGAACATTATAATCAAAAAAGAAGCAGTCGATCAACTTAATAAAGTGGATTATAAAGAGAACGAGGGCATCCGAATAGAAGCTATTTTTCTTGCAAGCTGTTCGATTTACGTGGAACACGAACTAAAAATTGACAATCAGAACGAAGATGATGAAAAATTCATAATAGATGGGATCCCTGTCTTAATATCAAGCGAATCTAAAAAACATCTTCCAGATAACATCTATCTTAACTACAATGAAAAACTAGGATACAGACTATATTCAGATGAAGAAACATTAAGATACAATCTCCAATTAAAAAGAGTAAATTAA
- a CDS encoding PdaC/SigV domain-containing protein translates to MKSFRIIKIAFSFSLLFTLLICSFYGSPTVEAAALKTAFVTTSTNTPLNVRSGAGTNFKSIGALKSGSNVNVYSKTSTGWSEIRYKSKKAYVSTKYLTFYTGVKVTKHHYKAIKDLAYAQVSGMKNKKVEDKINQTLFNDAKASYNTYLKIKADAKEDKKSGACQKLMCDYEYFTAYKVNYNDGSKLSILSKNYAYTGGAHGIGYAESFNFNINNGKQIKISNVLTSKSKMNSVQKYAYTYMKNREPFKYFVTKSSDVKINKDSQFYYNRNGITLVFQEYEVASYADGNPTVTVPYSVYK, encoded by the coding sequence ATGAAATCATTTAGAATAATAAAAATAGCTTTTTCATTTTCTTTGCTTTTTACATTGTTAATATGCAGTTTTTATGGAAGCCCAACAGTAGAAGCAGCTGCGTTAAAAACAGCATTTGTAACTACCAGTACTAATACTCCTCTCAATGTAAGAAGCGGAGCCGGAACAAACTTTAAGTCAATTGGTGCTTTAAAGAGTGGAAGTAATGTTAACGTTTATTCTAAAACGTCAACTGGATGGTCAGAAATTCGTTATAAAAGTAAAAAAGCCTATGTATCAACAAAATATTTGACATTTTATACAGGTGTTAAAGTAACGAAACATCATTATAAAGCCATCAAGGACCTTGCCTATGCACAAGTTTCAGGAATGAAAAATAAAAAGGTTGAGGATAAAATTAATCAAACATTATTCAATGATGCAAAAGCATCGTACAACACTTATTTGAAAATAAAAGCAGATGCTAAAGAGGATAAAAAAAGTGGAGCATGCCAAAAATTGATGTGTGATTACGAATATTTCACGGCTTATAAAGTGAACTATAACGACGGATCAAAACTAAGTATTTTATCCAAAAATTATGCATATACAGGCGGGGCACATGGGATAGGATATGCTGAATCCTTTAACTTTAATATTAATAACGGAAAACAGATAAAAATCAGTAATGTCCTTACGTCAAAATCAAAAATGAATTCCGTACAAAAATATGCTTATACGTATATGAAAAATAGAGAACCATTTAAGTACTTTGTTACCAAATCAAGTGATGTAAAAATAAATAAAGATTCCCAGTTTTATTATAATCGTAATGGTATAACCTTGGTTTTCCAAGAGTACGAGGTAGCATCCTATGCAGATGGAAACCCAACTGTTACAGTCCCCTATTCAGTTTACAAATAA